A genomic region of Salinibacter pepae contains the following coding sequences:
- a CDS encoding CBS domain-containing protein codes for MDDEPAIPNSSVEDVLEAKGALHDPTTVLTAAPQDSVYDCIDRMAEIGVGSIVVTTDGAIAGIFTERDHMRKMALKGRAPKDTAVQTVMTEDVATVTPDQSLEDALDRMRDLQCRHLPVVDADGQLSGILSMRDCMRQLSEAAKSKALQLIEYMEEEYVVRQYG; via the coding sequence ATGGACGACGAACCCGCAATCCCCAACTCCAGCGTCGAGGACGTGCTTGAGGCGAAGGGCGCCCTCCACGACCCGACCACCGTGCTCACCGCCGCGCCCCAGGACAGCGTCTACGACTGCATCGACCGGATGGCCGAGATCGGGGTCGGCTCCATCGTGGTAACGACCGACGGCGCCATCGCGGGCATCTTCACGGAGCGCGACCACATGCGCAAGATGGCGCTGAAGGGACGCGCCCCCAAGGACACCGCGGTGCAAACCGTCATGACGGAGGACGTGGCGACCGTCACGCCGGACCAGTCGCTGGAGGACGCCCTCGACCGGATGCGCGACCTGCAGTGCCGTCACCTACCGGTGGTCGACGCCGACGGGCAGCTTAGCGGCATCCTTTCGATGCGCGACTGCATGCGGCAGCTCTCGGAGGCGGCGAAGTCCAAGGCCCTTCAGCTGATCGAGTACATGGAGGAGGAGTACGTCGTGCGCCAGTACGGATAG
- a CDS encoding SDR family NAD(P)-dependent oxidoreductase → MSTRPESLATVTDIDCTGQTALVTGSTSGIGRVAAHALGRLGAEVIVHGRDREAGEAVVKGIREEGGEATFVAADFMEAAAIRELAAAVRTRTDGLDLLLNNAGGLFREGRLVEGIERTFYVNHLAPYLLTAELLDHLREGSRVVTTASDAHRGAELDLDRVRTVDGYSGMGAYAHSKLANVLFASELARRLGAADRSITSNSIHPGFVPGSRFGRFLPGPLSGLFQMLGVVPGTSSVADGAAELLHVAVSPDTADVSGRYFSGQSPTTPAVAARDRAAAERLWHHSAEMLGIDALLGDAVSGPATTDAS, encoded by the coding sequence ATGAGCACGCGCCCCGAGTCTCTCGCGACCGTCACGGATATCGACTGCACCGGACAGACGGCCCTCGTCACTGGTTCTACGAGCGGCATTGGCCGCGTGGCGGCGCATGCGCTGGGGCGGCTCGGGGCGGAGGTGATCGTGCACGGTCGCGACCGCGAGGCGGGAGAGGCGGTCGTGAAGGGCATCCGCGAGGAGGGCGGAGAGGCCACCTTCGTCGCGGCGGACTTCATGGAGGCCGCCGCGATCCGGGAGTTGGCAGCGGCGGTCCGGACACGAACGGACGGGCTCGACCTCCTGCTCAACAACGCCGGGGGGCTGTTTCGGGAGGGGCGGCTCGTGGAGGGCATCGAGCGCACGTTCTACGTAAACCACCTCGCCCCGTACCTGCTGACCGCCGAGCTCCTCGACCACCTGCGCGAGGGGAGCCGCGTCGTCACGACGGCCTCCGACGCCCACCGCGGGGCCGAGCTCGACCTGGACCGCGTGCGCACGGTCGATGGGTACTCCGGAATGGGGGCCTACGCCCATTCGAAGCTCGCGAACGTGCTGTTCGCGTCGGAGCTGGCCCGTCGCCTGGGGGCCGCGGATCGATCCATCACGTCCAACAGCATCCATCCCGGATTCGTCCCCGGAAGCCGGTTCGGGCGGTTTCTGCCCGGCCCGCTCTCGGGCCTGTTTCAGATGCTGGGCGTGGTGCCGGGCACCTCGTCGGTGGCCGACGGGGCCGCCGAGCTTCTGCACGTGGCCGTGTCGCCCGATACGGCCGACGTCTCGGGGCGGTACTTCTCTGGGCAGTCGCCCACCACGCCGGCGGTTGCGGCCCGGGACCGGGCGGCCGCCGAGCGCCTGTGGCACCATAGCGCAGAGATGTTGGGCATAGACGCGCTACTGGGGGACGCCGTGTCCGGGCCGGCCACAACCGACGCGTCGTAG
- a CDS encoding FAD-dependent oxidoreductase: MYDSPTVLVIGGGATGTGIARDLALRGVEVLLVEREGLSSGASSRSHGLLHSGARYAEANRVGAEECIAENRILRSIAGACIRDTGGLFVQLADDDPGYFEEKRAACDAIGIETTLLSAAAARARVPGLSDEVERAMGVPDGVVYPSRLGAANAADAEAHGGFVCPHAPLKDLVVEGGQVVKALIGGTVDAAVEPTYVVNATGAWAGTVASMADVDLGMAPSRGVMISVEYEGLGPALNRCRDPDDGDIVVPHDEEVVLGTTSVPVSDPDDYEEADWEVETSVRECATMLPPVADAPTVRTWWGVRPLYAPDEQASNRRGISRGFTTVDHAADGVDNFTSIVGGKLTTYRQMAEAVSDHVCGELGVDAACETATRPLPGADDPDRLDEFVAAYDGQGPTDADVSGRAG, translated from the coding sequence ATGTACGACTCCCCCACAGTACTCGTGATTGGCGGCGGCGCCACCGGCACGGGCATTGCCCGGGACCTTGCGCTGCGCGGGGTTGAGGTGCTTCTCGTGGAGCGGGAGGGGCTCTCCAGCGGGGCCTCCAGTCGCTCCCACGGACTGCTGCACAGCGGGGCCCGCTACGCCGAGGCCAACCGGGTGGGGGCGGAGGAGTGCATTGCGGAGAACCGCATCCTCCGGTCCATCGCCGGGGCGTGCATCCGCGACACCGGCGGCCTGTTCGTCCAGCTGGCCGACGACGACCCGGGCTACTTCGAGGAGAAACGGGCGGCCTGCGACGCGATTGGGATCGAGACGACCCTGCTCAGCGCGGCGGCGGCCCGGGCCCGCGTGCCGGGCCTGTCGGACGAGGTGGAGCGGGCGATGGGGGTGCCCGACGGGGTGGTGTACCCGTCGCGCCTCGGTGCCGCCAACGCCGCCGATGCCGAGGCCCATGGCGGGTTTGTGTGTCCCCACGCACCCCTCAAGGACCTGGTGGTTGAGGGGGGACAGGTCGTGAAGGCACTGATCGGTGGGACGGTCGACGCGGCGGTCGAGCCGACATATGTCGTGAATGCGACGGGGGCCTGGGCGGGCACGGTCGCGTCGATGGCCGATGTCGACCTGGGAATGGCCCCCTCCCGGGGCGTCATGATCTCGGTGGAGTACGAGGGCCTCGGCCCGGCGCTGAACCGGTGTCGCGACCCGGACGACGGGGACATCGTCGTGCCCCACGACGAGGAGGTGGTGCTGGGAACCACGAGCGTGCCGGTGTCGGACCCGGACGACTACGAAGAGGCCGACTGGGAGGTCGAGACGTCCGTCCGGGAGTGCGCCACCATGCTGCCCCCCGTGGCCGACGCCCCGACGGTGCGCACGTGGTGGGGCGTGCGGCCGCTCTACGCCCCCGACGAGCAGGCGAGCAATCGGCGCGGCATCTCGCGGGGCTTTACCACCGTGGACCACGCCGCCGACGGGGTGGACAACTTTACCAGCATCGTCGGCGGCAAGCTGACGACCTACCGACAGATGGCGGAGGCCGTGTCCGACCATGTCTGTGGCGAGCTCGGCGTGGATGCCGCGTGCGAGACGGCGACCCGGCCGCTGCCCGGCGCCGACGATCCCGACCGGCTCGACGAGTTCGTCGCCGCCTACGACGGACAGGGGCCGACCGACGCGGACGTGTCTGGACGGGCGGGATAG